The sequence below is a genomic window from Vicinamibacteria bacterium.
GCATTCCCGTTCTTTGATCTGTTTGGCGAGAATCTGAGTTTTGAAACGACAGCCCGTGCTCGCATCGATGGCCAGCTCTTAGGGCCTTCCGTCGGCGTCGGCGGTACCGCGCTCATTGGCGAATTTGTCCGATTGGGCTACTCCGTCTCCCAGTCGGTGCTGTTCCGCAACTTGAGTCACGAGGCGGACGTCGAGCAAACGATCAACTTACCGTTTCTTCCAGCCGTCACCTTCGATACGATGCGGTCCCGACGCGCCTCGATCCCGGTGACCGATTTGCGGATCTCCTTTTCGTTCGATATCGGAAGCCACCTGTCGATCGGGCTGTTCGGCTTCGCATCCGTGTGGCACGACACGCCGACGGCGCTCGAGCTTTCCATCCCGTTCGAACAGTGGGAGGAAGTCGACCGCACACTCGTCTTCGCGTCGGTGGGTCCGATGGTGACGGTCCGGTTCTAAGGCGCACCAACCCATCGAGGAGAAGCTTTTTCATCACCGAGCCCGGCACGACGAGAAATTCTCGACCAACGAAACGAAATCTCAGCCGGCGAAACCGTTTGCGCATCCGCGGAGACACCCTCGAATCGAGCCGCCTCGTGCTACACTTCATACACCCCCAAAAAATAAGAGCGACACCATGGCCAGGCGGCGCGACCCGTACCGGATCAATACGGGCATCCACATCGAATGGTTTACCGTTCGAAGCAGCACCGTTATCGCTCTCGGCGCTCTCGCACTTGGGCTTGCGGCCTACCTGATGACCAAGTGGCCACCGGCGGCGCCTCCCACGGAGACCTCGTCGCCGGCACCGGTCGATCGGACGGCGCACTTCATCAATTGGAAGGGCACGGTGGACGTCCGCAAAGCCGACCGCTTCGAGTGGACTCCGGCGAGCGCCGAGACGTCTCTCGAAAGCGGCGATACGATCCGTACCGGGAGCGGCGCGGAGGCGAGAGTGCTCTTGTTCGATGGGACCGTGTACACCGTGCGGGCCCTGTCCATTCTCGTGATCGAGGAAGCCCATCCGAGACCGGGAGCGTCGCTGGAGCAAACTCGAGTCTGCGTGGCGTCGGGGATGATCGACGTTCACACACCCGCGAACGTTAGCCTCGGTATGCAGTTGCGACGGCAGGTCTGCACTCCGATTCTCGAGGCGAGCTTGCGCGATAACGCGGAGGCAACCGTGGGCCATGACCTGGAGACCAACGTGTCCCGCGTCGAGGCGCCCCGCGGCGGGGTCGACGTGACGGCGAACGGAACCGACGTCGAAGTCCTCGAGGGCCAGGGAATTCTAGTCAGTCCGGGCAAAACGCCCGAGGAGTTCAAGCTCCCCAGCGTGCCGGTGATCGTGTCTCCGGCGCATCTCACTTCGATTGGATTCCCCGCTAACGTGGAGTTCCGGTGGCGGCCCGTCGCCGAGGCCCGAAGATATCGAATCCTCCTGGACCGTTCGGCGCAATTCGTCGACCCCGTATTCGATGCCATGGTTTCCTCGACATCGTACTTGCAGGGCGGGCTCGATCCGGGCACGTACCACTGGCAAGTCAGCGCCGTGGATGCCGAAGATCGGCGCAGCTCTCCCGTGCGGGCGACGTTCACCGTGCGACGGACCGAGGCGCCGCCGCCGCCGAGGCTGACCGCCGACACGCCCAGTGTCACCTCGGTCGGCCTCGTCACCGGCCACGGACGGACCGACCCGGGAGCTCGGGTCACGGTCGACTTTGGACTGGGAGCCGAGCGAGTCCAGGTGCGCGCCGATGGGACGTTCACCTACTACTTCCAGGTTCGCGAGGCGGGCCGACATCTCGTGATCGTCAGAGCGCGAAACGAAGACGGCGGAGAGGCGGAGAAGACCGTCTACGCCCAGGCGGGAGCCCCGAGCGGCGCGAATCACTGAGCACCCCTCGCCCCGAGGGCTGCGGCATTCATTGGGGCCTGCGGCCGACGCCGGGTTGACGCGGGGGAGCCAGGAGGTATACTGAACTCGTGACTTTCGCGTGGATCGAGGCCATCAACATTATTAAGGGGAGGTGCGGCCCCCCTTAGATTTCGACCACGCTCGAGACAAGGCCCCGCACCCGAGAGGGTGGCGGGGCCTTTTTTCATTTGAGGCAAAAGCATGAACGCAGCGACGTATCTGATTCGAGCGCTGGCCCGAGAGGGCGCGGACATCGTCTTCGGCTATCCCGGCGGCGCCATCATGCCGGTGTACGATGCCCTCCACGGCGGAAGCATCCGGCATGTGCTCGTGCGTCACGAGCAGGGGGCGGCGCTCGCCGCGGACGGCTACGCGCGCGCCACCGGTCGAGTCGGGGTCTGTCTCGCCACCTCGGGACCGGGTGCCACGAACCTCGTCACCGGCATCGCGAACGCCTTCATGGACTCCGTTCCTCTCGTGGCGATCACCGGTCAGGTTCCTACGGGCCTCCTGGGAACGGATGCGTTTCAGGAGGTCGACATCTTCGGAATGACGTTTCCCATCGTCAAGCACAGCTTTCTCGTGCGGCGTGCCGGCGACCTGCCCGAAGCCATCCACGAGGCTTTCCGCATCGCGCGATCGGGACGCCCCGGTCCCGTGCTCGTCGATTTGCCCAAGGACGTGGCCGCGCAGCAGGGTGAGCTGACGTTTCCCGGGCCGCCCGAGGAGGAATCGGCGCCCGCGCCCGACCCTGGCGCAGTTCGTTGCGCCCGGGAGCTCCTCGAGTGCGCGAAGCGACCCATCGTCTACGCGGGGGGAGGAATCGGCATCGGACGGGCGGTGGAGGCGTTTCGGCGGTTCATCGAGGTCACCGGCATTCCCACGGTGACGACGCTCAAGGGCATCGGTGCGCTCGGCTCCGACCACCCGCTCCTGCTGGGCATGCTCGGGATGCACGGGAGCGAAGCGGCGAACCTCGCGGTCCAGCGATCGGATCTCCTGGTCGTGATCGGCGCGCGTTTCGACGACCGGGCCACGGGAAGGCTCGCGAGCTTCGCTCCTGGCGCCAAGGTCATTCACATCGACATCGATCCCGCCGAGGTGGGGAAGCTGCGTCGGCCCGACGTCGGGCTCGTGGGTCCGATCGGGGCGTTTCTCGAAGAGCTTTCGATTCCTCTCGCGATCGCGCCCCATCGAGGGGAATGCCTCGAGGCGAAGGCGCGGTATCGATGGTCGTACGATGCCCCGACCGACGGAGTGTACGGTCCGCGCTTTCTCAAGCGGCTGTCGGAGAACGCCACAAATGACCTCATCATCACTTGCGACGTCGGCCAGCACCAGATGTGG
It includes:
- the ilvG gene encoding acetolactate synthase 2 catalytic subunit, whose product is MNAATYLIRALAREGADIVFGYPGGAIMPVYDALHGGSIRHVLVRHEQGAALAADGYARATGRVGVCLATSGPGATNLVTGIANAFMDSVPLVAITGQVPTGLLGTDAFQEVDIFGMTFPIVKHSFLVRRAGDLPEAIHEAFRIARSGRPGPVLVDLPKDVAAQQGELTFPGPPEEESAPAPDPGAVRCARELLECAKRPIVYAGGGIGIGRAVEAFRRFIEVTGIPTVTTLKGIGALGSDHPLLLGMLGMHGSEAANLAVQRSDLLVVIGARFDDRATGRLASFAPGAKVIHIDIDPAEVGKLRRPDVGLVGPIGAFLEELSIPLAIAPHRGECLEAKARYRWSYDAPTDGVYGPRFLKRLSENATNDLIITCDVGQHQMWVAQHCRFERPEQHLSSGGLGTMGYGLPAAIGAQLGRPEATVVNVSGDGSFMMNLQELATVKRYGLPIKIVVMDNKSLGLVRQWQELFFDRRFSEVALDDNPCFARVAEAFGIEAFGVQAGRDEESAIDRLFSSKGPALLHVEIDPEANVWPLVPPNCANEEMLVGAHR